A region from the Vicia villosa cultivar HV-30 ecotype Madison, WI linkage group LG3, Vvil1.0, whole genome shotgun sequence genome encodes:
- the LOC131659976 gene encoding uncharacterized protein LOC131659976, giving the protein MVSAEDLRVKKSPSPHARRLKEVVHGKTSNPSSSIDLENLTKEGSQYAHQAIAKIVTRILDEHRQVPGIYVPLQTVIPDSTLNPKPNVVQEDEDVGMDADEVHGKNDDVSISDEDVQMNDEEKNDEPADVAQDVTNNTENPGVQRNDEVVIVTQDVTYNTEDGHNVDSGKNVVDLDNYSDNELVTNVNPSIAKRLMTRKGKKVIDQSPRKRKVPKSTSTGPIRSKVVSKSTSTGPRKSKVVPKSTSVGPTKSWSKVVPKKRKARVIEESDSDVEVDVQDIPLKKPTTSKLAASVLEVPIDNVSFHYPASVNRWKYVYQKRLAMERELAQNALDYKEIMELIHEAGLMKTVTHFSKCYEMLVKEFIINLSEDCADRKSNDFKKVYVRGKCVTFSSTIINNFLGRSDEAQPKLEVSDNKVCQVITAKQVKSWPLKGKLTASKLSIKYAMLHKIGAANWVPTNHKSTVSTVLGKFLYTVGTKAKFDYGTYIFDQTMKHACSFSVKGPIAFPSLICGIILNQYPSILNENDSACKRESSLAFHYKLFQGTHVPDIVMTSIETSKSSSSSSKAKVIAMLRETCKELDARKVTIEKMISTLEMDENDDFASVAETEGQEDKDEQQDGSDYDEEVEKEEASPADGTDEEGDKDSSGGSESED; this is encoded by the coding sequence ATGGTGTCCGCTGAAGATCTTCGTGTGAAGAAGTCTCCCTCTCCACATGCAAGAAGACTAAAAGAAGTTGTACATGGTAAGACCTCTAACCCTTCGTCTTCTATTGATCTTGAGAACCTGACGAAGGAAGGATCACAATATGCTCATCAGGCTATTGCTAAGATAGTCACTAGAATCTTGGATGAACATCGTCAAGTTCCTGGGATTTATGTACCTCTCCAAACTGTGATTCCTGACTCCACTCTGAACCCTAAACCAAATGTTGTtcaagaagatgaagatgtgggtaTGGATGCTGATGAGGTGCATGGAAAGAATGATGATGTAAGCATATCTGATGAGGATGTTCAGATGAATGACGAAGAAAAGAATGATGAACCTGCTGATGTTGCTCAGGATGTCACTAACAACACTGAGAATCCTGGTGTTCAAAGAAATGATGAAGTTGTTATTGTTACTCAGGATGTCACTTACAACACTGAGGATGGTCATAATGTTGATTCAGGTAAAAATGTTGTTGATCTTGATAATTACTCTGATAATGAACTGGTTACAAATGTGAACCCTAGCATAGCCAAACGACTCATGACAAGGAAGGGTAAGAAAGTTATTGATCAGAGTCCTCGCAAGAGGAAAGTTCCAAAGAGTACCTCAACTGGACCCATCAGAAGTAAAGTTGTGTCCAAGAGTACCTCCACTGGTCCTAGAAAGAGTAAGGTTGTGCCTAAGAGCACCTCTGTTGGACCTACTAAATCTTGGAGCAAGGTTGTTCCCAAGAAGAGAAAGGCTAGAGTTATTgaagaatcagattctgatgttgAAGTGGATGTCCAAGACATTCCATTGAAGAAGCCTACCACTAGCAAGCTTGCTGCTAGTGTGCTAGAGGTTCCTATAGATAATGTCTCTTTCCACTATCCTGCAAGTGTCAACAGATGGAAGTATGTGTACCAAAAGAGATTGGCTATGGAGAGGGAATTAGCTCAAAATGCCCTTGATTACAAGGAGATTATGGAACTGATTCATGAAGCAGGATTGATGAAAACTGTAACTCACTTCTCCAAGTGCTATGAGATGTTGGTTAAAGAGTTTATAATAAACTTGTCAGAGGACTGTGCAGATAGGAAATCCAACGATTTTAAAAAGGTGTATGTGAGAGGAAAGTGTGTCACATTCTCTTCAACAATAATCAATAATTTTCTTGGTAGGTCAGATGAAGCTCAACCTAAGCTGGAAGTTTCTGACAACAAAGTGTGTCAGGTGATTACTGCTAAGCAAGTGAAAAGCTGGCCCCTCAAAGGGAAATTAACTGCTAGCAAGCTAAGCATCAAGTATGCCATGCTTCACAAGATAGGAGCTGCTAACTGGGTGCCTACTAATCACAAGTCAACTGTCTCTACTGTCCTTGGAAAGTTCCTGTATACTGTGGGAACAAAGGCTAAGTTTGATTATGGAACTTATATTTTTGACCAAACGATGAAACATGCATGCAGTTTCAGTGTTAAGGGTCCAATTGCCTTTCCTTCCCTTATTTGTGGAATAATCTTGAACCAGTATCCCAGCATTCTCAATGAAAATGACTCTGCCTGCAAGAGAGAAAGCTCATTGGCATTCCACTATAAATTGTTTCAAGGAACACATGTCCCAGACATTGTTATGACTTCTATAGAGACATCCAAAAGTAGCTCATCTTCTAGTAAAGCTAAAGTCATTGCTATGCTCAGAGAGACTTGCAAAGAACTGGATGCTAGGAAGGTGACTATAGAGAAGATGATCAGCACACTAGAGATGGATGAAAATGATGATTTTGCTAGCGTTGCAGAGACAGAAGGTCAAGAAGATAAAGATGAACAGCAAGATGGAAGTGATTATGATGAAGAGGTGGAAAAAGAAGAGGCCAGTCCAGCTGATGGCACAGATGAAGAAGGTGATAAAGACAGCTCTGGTGGCTCTGAATCTGAAGACTAG